One part of the Malus sylvestris chromosome 2, drMalSylv7.2, whole genome shotgun sequence genome encodes these proteins:
- the LOC126614099 gene encoding uncharacterized protein LOC126614099 yields the protein MWASVTHNNIRVLRYYRVLLPRSPKSPPPPPPLTLSSFPALVFMDNSNRNVSSSSTSRSCGGGRDWEVKSHRETSRGRGGGGGGGSGKDKIDALGRLLTRILRHMAGELSLNMRSDGYVKVNDLLKLNIKTFANIPLRSHTIDEIKEAVRKDNKQRFGLLEENGELLIRANQGHTTTIVESERLLMPILSSEEVPVCVHGTYRKNLESILGSGLKTMKRLHVHFSRGLPTDGQVISGMRRNVNVLIYLDVKKALEEGMKFYISENKVILTEGFDGVIPVKYFEKIESWPDRKPIPFST from the exons ATGTGGGCGTCTGTCACCCACAATAACATTCGAGTTCTACGCTACTACCGTGTTCTCCTTCCACGTAGCCCTaaatctcctcctcctcctcctcctctcaccCTTTCCAGCTTTCCTGCTCTCGTTTTCATGGACAACAGCAATCGCAACGTCAGCAGCAGCAGTACCTCCAGAAG CTGTGGAGGAGGAAGAGATTGGGAGGTGAAAAGTCATAGAGAAACATCGAGGGGACGCGGTGGCGGCGGAGGTGGTGGCTCCGGCAAAGATAAAATTGACGCACTTGGTAGATTATT GACGCGTATATTGCGCCATATGGCGGGTGAGTTGAGTTTGAATATGCGAAGCGATGGATATGTGAAGGTTAATGATCTGTTAAAGCTAAACATAAAGACATTTGCTAATATTCCGTTGAGATCACATACTATTGATGAGATTAAGGAG GCTGTCAGAAAGGATAATAAGCAGCGCTTCGGcctcttggaagaaaatggGGAACTTTTGATACGTGCAAACCAAGGCCACACAACAACG ATAGTTGAATCTGAAAGATTGTTGATGCCAATCCTTTCATCTGAAGAAGTTCCAG TGTGCGTGCATGGGACCTACAGGAAGAATTTGGAATCGATATTAGGCTCCGGTCTAAAGACAATGAAAAGATTGCATGTTCACTTTTCACGTGGCTTGCCAACAGATGGGCAAGTGATTAGCG GTATGAGGCGCAATGTAAATGTTTTGATCTATCTCGATGTTAAAAAAGCTTTAGAAG AGGGAATGAAGTTTTACATTTCAGAGAACAAGGTGATCTTGACTGAAGGTTTTGATGGTGTTATTCCTGTCAAGTACTTTGAGAAAATAGAATCATGGCCCGATAGAAAGCCGATACCTTTCTCAACCTAA